In one window of Kosmotoga pacifica DNA:
- a CDS encoding dihydroorotase, protein MSYDLALKRGTLCDGFNIWTGNLYISDGKIMAITPPEENFKARQSYDCSGLFIFPGFIDPHVHLKLDLGKYISSDDFESGSAAALSGGVTTFFDFTEPVRSMNDLKTFFEEKLTQAEKSRIDYGLHLTLGGNPTFSMEELVNFALDSGMPSIKIFTAYGDSNRRTDRGHLYELMILSGKKGLVVLVHAEDDELINQNSKCFPNVIEHLSDIRSSESELLAVIDVVKLAQLGGGQAYIVHLSSGLTLSELFKCGSEWNKNVVIETCPQYLVLNNTKLRGENNYLYSFCPPLRSENERQILLKFFKNGKVQTIGTDHCPFSIKEKKENAPDLRNIPYGIPSLGFTFSLLRSHISDPLLLARLLSVNPARYLGIFPEKGSLKPGTDADLAVVDMEKNWTISRPLFGRAEYSPYYGLTVKGKVKMTFLRGMIAYDGKEITLDPGTGRFLKRRAIYWGD, encoded by the coding sequence GTGAGCTACGACCTCGCTTTAAAGAGAGGAACACTCTGCGACGGGTTCAACATCTGGACCGGTAACCTGTACATTTCGGACGGCAAGATCATGGCCATAACGCCGCCTGAAGAGAACTTCAAGGCCAGACAGTCTTATGACTGCTCTGGCCTTTTTATCTTCCCGGGATTTATCGATCCACACGTACACTTGAAGCTCGATCTGGGAAAGTACATATCTTCCGATGATTTTGAAAGTGGTTCTGCGGCAGCGTTGAGTGGTGGGGTAACCACTTTCTTTGACTTTACCGAGCCCGTGCGAAGCATGAATGATCTCAAAACATTCTTTGAAGAAAAGCTTACTCAAGCAGAAAAATCAAGGATAGATTATGGATTGCACTTAACCCTTGGAGGCAACCCAACTTTTTCGATGGAAGAACTGGTGAATTTTGCTCTAGATAGCGGTATGCCTTCGATAAAGATCTTTACTGCCTATGGTGATAGTAATAGGCGCACAGATCGCGGACATTTGTATGAATTAATGATACTGTCCGGTAAAAAAGGATTGGTTGTACTAGTACACGCCGAAGATGATGAACTTATAAATCAGAATTCCAAATGCTTTCCTAACGTTATTGAGCATCTATCAGATATTCGCTCCTCTGAGAGCGAACTCCTTGCAGTCATCGATGTGGTCAAGCTGGCACAGCTTGGCGGTGGACAGGCTTATATCGTCCATCTTTCCAGTGGATTGACTCTATCCGAACTTTTCAAATGTGGTTCTGAATGGAATAAAAATGTCGTTATAGAAACCTGTCCTCAATACCTGGTATTGAATAATACCAAATTACGCGGGGAAAATAACTATCTCTATAGCTTTTGTCCACCACTCAGGAGCGAAAATGAAAGGCAAATATTGTTGAAGTTTTTTAAAAACGGAAAGGTTCAAACCATAGGTACTGATCATTGCCCTTTCAGTATAAAAGAAAAGAAGGAAAATGCCCCTGATTTAAGGAACATTCCTTACGGGATTCCATCGCTTGGTTTTACTTTTTCGTTGTTGAGAAGCCATATCTCTGATCCGCTGTTACTCGCACGATTGCTCAGCGTTAATCCGGCGAGGTATCTGGGAATATTCCCGGAAAAAGGCTCATTGAAACCAGGAACAGATGCAGATCTTGCCGTAGTTGATATGGAGAAGAATTGGACCATTAGTAGACCATTGTTTGGAAGAGCTGAATATTCGCCGTACTATGGACTTACTGTGAAAGGAAAGGTGAAAATGACTTTCCTCAGGGGGATGATCGCTTACGATGGAAAAGAGATAACCCTCGATCCTGGAACAGGACGTTTCTTAAAAAGGAGAGCCATATATTGGGGGGATTGA
- a CDS encoding ornithine carbamoyltransferase: MSSMLRGRHFITTQEFAKDEIDLMLELSSDLKRRFAVGELTPWLLYKTVFMIFFDESTRTRNSIEAGITQLGGHAHFLNPKVMQTAHGEVARDTAMILSRFGHAIAVRHCAYKIGNAYLRELAKYSSVPILNLQDDYYHPMQVLADIMTIREKFGQNTRGLKVTISWAYAESHLKPLSVPQSQILLFPRYGLDVTLAYPEGFDLMPEIVEQAKKNAEENGTKFEIVHDMDEAFKDADIVIPKSWGGFFISDDPKKIMEETRKHKDWICTPERMKLAKKHAIYMHALPADRGREVVNEVIDGPQSVVIDEAENRLHTAKAVMALTMGGRP; the protein is encoded by the coding sequence TTGCAAAGGATGAAATCGATCTGATGCTGGAACTTTCGTCAGATCTAAAGCGTAGATTTGCCGTTGGTGAACTTACGCCCTGGTTACTTTACAAAACGGTTTTTATGATCTTCTTCGATGAGTCGACAAGAACACGCAATTCTATTGAAGCTGGTATTACACAACTCGGCGGACATGCACACTTCCTGAATCCAAAAGTCATGCAGACAGCCCACGGTGAAGTTGCGCGTGATACAGCGATGATCTTGTCGAGATTTGGCCACGCTATTGCTGTGAGACATTGCGCATACAAGATTGGAAATGCATATCTAAGAGAACTGGCGAAATACTCCTCGGTTCCGATACTCAATCTTCAGGATGACTACTATCATCCCATGCAGGTACTCGCAGATATAATGACCATTCGTGAAAAGTTCGGGCAGAATACCCGAGGCTTGAAAGTCACTATCAGTTGGGCGTACGCGGAAAGTCATCTGAAACCTCTTTCCGTGCCTCAATCACAGATACTGCTATTCCCAAGATATGGCCTTGACGTGACGCTGGCATATCCCGAGGGTTTTGACCTGATGCCAGAAATTGTAGAACAGGCAAAAAAGAACGCTGAAGAAAATGGGACAAAATTTGAAATAGTACATGATATGGATGAAGCCTTTAAAGATGCCGATATCGTCATTCCCAAGTCCTGGGGTGGTTTCTTCATTTCTGACGATCCCAAAAAGATCATGGAAGAAACGCGAAAGCACAAAGACTGGATATGTACCCCAGAACGCATGAAACTCGCTAAAAAGCATGCCATTTATATGCATGCCCTTCCGGCTGACAGAGGCAGGGAAGTTGTCAACGAAGTTATAGATGGTCCGCAGTCTGTTGTGATCGACGAAGCGGAAAACAGGTTACATACTGCAAAAGCCGTAATGGCCCTCACTATGGGGGGCAGGCCGTGA
- the ssnA gene encoding putative aminohydrolase SsnA, translating to MIIKNVSIFTGKDYIEQGYVVISGENFSSVGAGEPLEKEDKIIDGQGKLLMPGFINAHAHIYSTFARGMILDYFNPSSFTELLEQLWWRLDRKLTLPEIELSAYVAAIESVESGVTSLIDHHSSPSEIRGSLRAIADAVNAVGLRIDSCYEVSDRDGLKAAEDGIAENIDFFAKRNEFRSAHFGLHASFTLGEETLNKVSEVSKGKVPIHVHVAEGPEDEENSLLRYGKRIIHRFQEHGLTTPGSIYAHCIHISNDEAQIIKESDGYIVVNAQSNLNNGVGISYWPDFLKMGVKVGIGNDGFGFNLAKDLRFFLLTPHHEKRDPRVSGVNDLIKTFFRTNAEIATRSFGKELGYIEPGQRADFVLIDYTPPTPIERDNFIGHFFYGVIDNLKVTDVFVSGKQIVSEGEIVTVDKQAIYSEARKLASALWKRL from the coding sequence TTGATTATCAAAAACGTTTCCATATTCACCGGAAAAGATTATATTGAGCAAGGTTACGTAGTCATATCCGGAGAGAACTTTTCCTCTGTCGGCGCGGGAGAGCCTTTGGAGAAAGAAGATAAAATTATAGATGGTCAGGGTAAGCTGTTGATGCCCGGATTTATCAATGCCCACGCCCATATTTACTCTACTTTCGCGCGGGGAATGATACTCGATTATTTCAATCCTTCTTCGTTCACAGAGTTACTCGAACAGTTGTGGTGGAGGCTTGACAGAAAGCTAACCCTGCCAGAAATAGAGCTGAGTGCATACGTTGCCGCTATTGAGTCCGTTGAATCAGGGGTCACTTCTCTCATCGATCATCATTCCTCACCATCTGAAATCAGAGGGTCTCTCAGAGCTATTGCGGATGCAGTGAATGCTGTAGGTCTCAGGATAGACAGTTGTTATGAGGTATCCGATCGCGACGGTCTCAAGGCTGCGGAGGATGGAATAGCAGAAAACATCGATTTCTTCGCTAAAAGGAACGAATTCAGAAGTGCTCATTTCGGTCTTCACGCGAGTTTCACCCTCGGAGAAGAGACCCTGAATAAAGTTTCTGAAGTGTCGAAGGGGAAAGTACCGATTCACGTTCACGTAGCAGAAGGCCCGGAGGATGAAGAAAACAGCCTGTTGAGGTATGGGAAGAGAATAATTCACCGTTTTCAGGAACACGGGCTGACCACACCGGGTTCCATTTACGCGCATTGCATACACATCAGTAACGATGAAGCGCAAATTATAAAAGAGAGTGATGGATATATCGTTGTTAATGCTCAGTCTAATTTAAACAACGGTGTTGGCATATCTTACTGGCCGGATTTTTTAAAGATGGGCGTTAAAGTTGGTATTGGTAACGATGGCTTTGGCTTTAACCTTGCAAAGGACCTTCGCTTTTTCCTGTTGACCCCGCATCATGAGAAGAGGGATCCAAGGGTTTCCGGCGTGAATGACCTCATAAAGACATTCTTTAGAACCAATGCAGAAATCGCCACACGTTCATTTGGGAAAGAACTGGGGTACATAGAACCAGGTCAAAGGGCTGATTTCGTACTCATCGATTATACCCCGCCAACGCCTATTGAAAGAGATAACTTCATCGGACATTTCTTCTACGGCGTCATAGACAATCTGAAGGTAACTGATGTTTTTGTATCTGGAAAACAAATTGTGAGCGAAGGTGAAATTGTAACGGTCGATAAGCAGGCGATTTATAGTGAAGCGAGAAAACTCGCCAGCGCACTCTGGAAAAGACTGTGA